From Pseudoalteromonas sp. Scap06:
ACCACCAGACCAACCTAAGAAAAAGCCCACAAGTTGCCACATAGCATCTAAGCCTAAACAACCAGGCATTACTGGGTCGCCTTTAAAATGACAGTCGAAAAACCAAAGGCTAGGATCGATATCTAGCTCTGCAACTATTTGACCTTTACCATGTTCACCACCGTCATCGGTAATTGAAATGATACGATCCATCATTAACATGTTGTCACTTGGCAAACGACAATTTCCTTCACCAAACATTTCACCTTGACCACAAAGGATCAAATCTTCTTTTGTATAGCTATTTTTAGGTTCCATAACACTTTATCTTTGCTTAGAAATTGCCCCGTACTTTAGCGTACACTTGTACGCTAAACAACTCGGAGCAGTTAAAAAATGGTTTAATTATAAGCAATCAGTAAATGCAACTGATTTTAGTATGATTAAACCGCGCAATTACTAACAGAAATCATTATAATTGGGGCTGACTTTTAATCAGTTTAAAGGAAATTTATGACCCTTTTTGTTAACTCACTCACTGTGATTGATTTTTCTTACTTATGCAATAAACGCGGTGCAGTTGGCGAAAGTTGGATTGTTGATTTGACTTTACATGGCAAACTAAACGAAGAGTCTATGGTTTTAGACTTTGGCTTAGTTAAAAAGCAAATTAAAGG
This genomic window contains:
- the fabA gene encoding bifunctional 3-hydroxydecanoyl-ACP dehydratase/trans-2-decenoyl-ACP isomerase, encoding MEPKNSYTKEDLILCGQGEMFGEGNCRLPSDNMLMMDRIISITDDGGEHGKGQIVAELDIDPSLWFFDCHFKGDPVMPGCLGLDAMWQLVGFFLGWSGGPGLGRALGVGEVKFTGQILPTAKKVTYRLDMKRVIKRKLFMGMADGTVEVDGRVIYEAKDLKVGLFQDTSAF